Proteins encoded within one genomic window of Pseudodesulfovibrio senegalensis:
- a CDS encoding AI-2E family transporter, with product MFDDSKPYTFDRVVRLTLTVAALWAGFSLIASLSDALLPFVAALVLAYMVNPLVEFTQRIVRSRPLAVFLSLALLLGMAVLAAWVLIPMVISELASMGKTLSELINNSAVAQRAADRLPPDLWQAIRDFAAREDVRRFFSESGLAGLLQSAAKKALPGAWHLLSSTANLLFALAGLVAVLLYLIFILMDFGKFRNNWHDYIPDRYRTSVTEFFDEFTGAMNRYFRTQILIALIMGVIFATGFSIAGLPLAIVLGMFTGLLNIVPYLQIAGLIPAFVLAGLNAIITGHGFLYGMLPVAVVFAVAQTLQDMVLVPKLQGKAMGLSPWLILLSLSVWGKLLGFLGLLLALPMTMLCLAYYRRYLRGSSGSGPGSAAAAPETEPLQAPAEE from the coding sequence GACCGCGTGGTGCGGCTGACCCTGACCGTGGCCGCGCTCTGGGCAGGTTTCAGCCTGATAGCTTCCCTGAGCGACGCCCTGCTGCCCTTTGTGGCGGCGCTGGTGCTGGCTTACATGGTCAACCCGCTGGTGGAATTCACCCAGCGCATTGTCCGTTCGCGCCCGCTGGCCGTGTTCCTGAGCCTTGCCCTGCTGCTGGGAATGGCCGTGCTGGCCGCATGGGTGCTGATCCCCATGGTCATCTCCGAACTGGCGTCCATGGGCAAAACGCTCTCCGAACTGATCAACAACTCGGCCGTGGCCCAGCGCGCCGCCGACCGTCTGCCACCGGACCTGTGGCAGGCCATACGCGATTTCGCGGCCCGCGAGGACGTGCGCCGGTTCTTCAGCGAATCCGGACTGGCCGGGCTGTTGCAATCCGCGGCAAAAAAGGCCCTGCCCGGCGCATGGCATCTGCTCAGTTCCACGGCCAACCTGCTGTTCGCGCTGGCCGGGCTGGTGGCCGTGCTCCTGTATCTCATTTTCATTCTCATGGACTTCGGCAAGTTCCGCAACAACTGGCACGACTACATCCCGGACCGCTATCGCACCTCGGTCACGGAATTCTTCGACGAGTTCACCGGGGCCATGAACCGCTACTTCCGCACCCAGATACTCATCGCCCTGATCATGGGCGTGATCTTTGCCACGGGCTTCAGCATTGCGGGCCTGCCGCTGGCCATCGTGCTGGGCATGTTCACGGGCCTTTTGAACATCGTGCCCTACCTGCAGATCGCAGGGCTGATCCCGGCCTTTGTGCTGGCCGGGCTCAACGCCATCATCACGGGCCACGGATTCCTGTACGGCATGCTTCCGGTGGCCGTGGTCTTTGCCGTGGCCCAGACCCTGCAGGACATGGTGCTCGTGCCCAAGCTGCAGGGAAAGGCCATGGGGCTTTCGCCATGGCTGATCCTGCTTTCGCTCTCTGTATGGGGAAAACTGCTGGGCTTTCTGGGGCTGCTGCTGGCCCTGCCCATGACCATGCTCTGCCTGGCCTACTACCGGCGGTACCTGCGCGGGTCTAGCGGCTCGGGTCCGGGCAGCGCGGCGGCAGCACCGGAGACGGAGCCCCTTCAAGCTCCAGCGGAAGAATGA